A single Macadamia integrifolia cultivar HAES 741 unplaced genomic scaffold, SCU_Mint_v3 scaffold1351, whole genome shotgun sequence DNA region contains:
- the LOC122063556 gene encoding ubiquitin-conjugating enzyme E2 20-like encodes MATVNSYSETQGYQGNTPVPTPTVATSKQPAPVARSVDTQSVLKRLQSELMALMMSGDAGISAFPEEDNIFCWKGTICGSKDTVFEGTDYKLSLSFPTDYPFKPPKVKFETSCFHPNVDVFGNICLDILQDKWSSAYEVRTILISIQSLLGEPNISSPLNAQAAALWSNQEEYRKMVEKSYKASS; translated from the exons atGGCTACCGTTAATAGTTACTCTGAGACTCAGGGTTACCAAGGCAACACACCAGTGCCCACACCTACCGTGGCGACCTCAAAGCAGCCTGCCCCTGTCGCTAGGAGCGTCGACACCCAATCTGTTCTGAAAAG GCTACAGTCAGAATTGATGGCCCTAATG ATGAGTGGGGATGCTGGCATATCTGCTTTTCCTGAGGAAGACAACATATTCTGCTGGAAGGGTACAATCTGTGGAAGCAAAGATACTGTTTTTGAAGGAACAGATTACAAGCTCTCACTATCTTTTCCAACTGATTACCCATTCAAACCTCCCAAGGTCAAATTTGAAACAAGCTGCTTCCACCCTAATGTAGATGTCTTTGGTAACATTTGCTTGGACATCCTTCAG GATAAATGGTCATCAGCTTATGAAGTGAGAACCATTTTAATCTCTATCCAGAGTTTGCTTGGAG AACCGAACATAAGCTCACCTCTCAATGCTCAAGCTGCAGCACTATGGAGCAATCAAGAAG AATACAGGAAAATGGTGGAGAAGTCTTACAAAGCTTCTAGTTAA
- the LOC122063561 gene encoding probable LRR receptor-like serine/threonine-protein kinase At3g47570, with the protein MALQLLVFILLFGSSSLMLKSVTGTRIVGNETDRLALLELKKQIDDPYGTLNSWNDSIHFCNWVGVKCSHRHQQRVISLDLESKGLGGNISPSIGNLTFLHSVNIGNNSFKGKIPREIGSLIRLQYIDAENNTFEGELPISLANCTRLREIYFSYNNLVGNILVELMALSKLEVISIHNNGLTGELPASFGNISSIQHISFGVNRLHGSIPESLGHLTNLNFLSLHENNLSGMFPLSLCNLSSLEIISLGFNQLHGSLPHDICLTLPNLLSIAISKNFFSGTIPNSISNISTLVKFNLAGNGFVGPVPNNWGNLQNLQVLNLGRNLCGTGKGYHLDFINSLVNCTNLQVLSLDGNGFQGPVPNFKANLSTQLLQLRLGENRISGVIPTEIENLVNLTLLGLEGNFLEGNIPSIIGKLLKLQQLFLGGNRLSGQIPSSVGNLNLLFALHLEENNLNGSIPSSIENCHQLQYLTLYRNNLQGPLPKQFFYISSLSVTVDLANNSLVSSLPIEIGNWKSLSILNISNNKLFGEIPYSIGDCNSLEHLHMEGNFFEGTIPQSLTLLKGLRVLDLSLNNLSGQIPKDLEKLSGLQTLNLSFNNLEGEVPTKGIFGNASLILVNGNARLCGGIAELQLPACANRGSTKRESSHSLRVILAIIGVVLGFLLISSFLTIYWIRRSKSKPPPTPLIGDQFLKISYKELFQVTGGFSSKNFIGSSSFGSVYKGIINGDETIVAVKVLDLQNPRAYKSFMVECEALRNIRHRNLVKILTSCSSLDSKGKDFKALVYEFMPNGSLDDWLHSSTEAQNHSRNLSFLQRLNIAIDVASALDYLHYHCYIPIVHCDLKPSNVLLDNDMTAHVSDFGLARLLLEPDNNSSHAQTSTIGIKGSIGYAAPEYGVCGKATIQGDVFSFGILLLEMYTGKRPTNKIFTDDFNLHNFARAAFPIQVMQISDPTLLPNEEHGEEIGVEAINKTEGPSHRVDKLQDCISFNGKIPREIGNLIRLQYIDAENNTFEGELPISLANCTRLREIYFSYNNLVGNILVELMALSKLEVISIHNNGLTGELPASFGNISSIQHISFAVNRLHGNIPGFLGHLTNLNFLSLHENNLSGMFPLSLYNLSSLEIISLGFNQLHGSLPHDIGLTLPNLLSIAISKNFFSGTIPNSISNISTLVKVNFAGNGFVGPVPNKWGNLKNLQLFNLGGNPCGTGKGHDLDFVNSLVNCTILQILSLNDNGFQGLLPNVKPNLSRQLLQLRLGENQISGVIPTGIENLVNLTLLGLEINFLEDCPERSPPPLVNEIVWNIFIWKVKSQKILRNFQHWNLNLSFNNLKGEVPKRGIFENASAILLNGNGKLCGGIAKLQFPACTNHGSTK; encoded by the exons ATGGCACTTCAGCTTCTAGTTTTCATTCTCCTCTTTGGGAGCTCATCATTGATGCTAAAATCAGTCACCGGTACAAGGATCGTAGGGAACGAGACAGATCGTCTTGCTTTGCTCgagttaaagaaacaaattgATGATCCGTATGGAACATTAAATTCTTGGAACGATTCCATCCATTTTTGCAATTGGGTAGGAGTCAAATGTAGCCATCGTCATCAACAACGGGTTATCAGCTTGGATTTAGAAAGCAAAGGCTTGGGAGGGAACATATCTCCATCCATAGGAAATCTCACATTTCTGCATTCCGTCAACATTGGAAACAATAGCTTTAAGGGAAAAATCCCACGAGAAATCGGTAGTCTGATTCGACTACAGTACATTGATGCTGAGAACAATACTTTCGAAGGAGAACTTCCTATCAGCTTGGCCAACTGCACTCGTCTAAGGGAAATTTACTTTTCCTATAACAATCTTGTTGGGAACATACTGGTTGAGCTTATGGCTTTGTCAAAGCTAGAGGTAATTTCTATTCATAATAATGGTTTAACAGGAGAGTTACCAGCTTCTTTTGGGAACATTTCCTCCATCCAACATATTTCTTTCGGTGTAAATAGACTGCATGGAAGCATTCCAGAATCCCTTGGTCACCTAACAAATTTAAACTTTCTGTCACTTCATGAAAACAACCTATCTGGTATGTTCCCTCTCTCACTATGCAATCTATCATCTCTTGAAATTATTTCTCTTGGATTCAACCAACTTCATGGGAGCCTTCCACATGACATATGCCTCACTCTTCCAAATCTCCTAAGCATAGCAATTAGTAAAAACTTTTTCTCAGGGACCATTCCAAATTCCATCTCCAATATTTCAACACTTGTAAAATTTAATCTTGCTGGTAACGGCTTTGTTGGACCAGTCCCTAACAATTGGGGAAATCTTCAAAATCTCCAAGTCCTCAATCTGGGCAGAAATCTATGTGGAACAGGGAAAGGTTATCATTTGGATTTTATAAATTCCTTGGTCAATTGTACAAATCTACAGGTTCTGTCCTTGGATGGTAATGGTTTTCAGGGTCCTGTTCCTAACTTTAAAGCCAATCTTTCAACACAGCTCTTACAACTTCGATTAGGAGAAAATCGAATATCAGGAGTTATCCCTACTGAGATTGAGAATCTTGTCAACTTAACCTTATTGGGATTGGAGGGCAACTTTCTCGAAGGTAATATTCCGTCTATCATAGGGAAGCTTCTGAAACTTCAACAATTGTTCTTGGGTGGAAACAGACTTTCAGGACAGATACCATCTTCTGTAGGCAATCTCAATCTTTTGTTTGCACTCCATTTAGAAGAGAACAACTTGAATGGAAGCATTCCATCCAGCATTGAAAATTGTCATCAATTACAATACCTAACACTTTATCGGAATAACCTCCAAGGCCCATTACCTAAACAATTCTTTTATATTTCCTCCTTGTCAGTAACTGTTGACTTAGCTAATAATTCTCTGGTCAGTTCCCTACCAATAGAAATCGGTAACTGGAAAAGTCTTTCTATATTAAATATCTCCAACAACAAATTGTTCGGAGAGATCCCCTACTCCATTGGAGACTGTAATAGTTTGGAACACCTTCATATGGAAGGTAATTTCTTTGAAGGAACCATTCCTCAATCTTTGACTCTTCTGAAGGGCCTGCGAGTTTTAGATCTCTCACTCAACAATTTATCAGGCCAAATCCCAAAAGATCTTGAGAAACTTTCAGGATTGCAAACTTTGAATTTGTCCTTCAATAATCTTGAGGGTGAGGTACCAACAAAGGGAATCTTTGGAAATGCAAGTTTAATTTTAGTAAATGGAAATGCCAGGCTTTGTGGGGGAATTGCAGAGTTACAATTGCCTGCATGCGCAAACCGTGgatctacaaaaagagaaagttCCCATTCTTTGAGAGTAATTTTGGCAATAATCGGTGTGgttcttggttttcttttgatatCTTCCTTTCTTACTATTTATTGGATAAGAAGATCAAAAAGTAAACCTCCACCCACACCATTAATTGGTGACCAGTTCTTAAAGATTTCTTACAAAGAGCTATTCCAAGTAACTGGAGGATTTTCTTCGAAAAATTTCATAGGTTCTAGCAGTTTTGGCTCCGTATATAAAGGGATCATCAATGGAGATGAAACAATTGTAGCAGTCAAGGTACTTGACCTTCAAAATCCAAGAGCATACAAGAGCTTTATGGTTGAATGCGAAGCATTAAGAAACATTCGACATCGAAATCTTGTCAAGATTTTAACTTCTTGTTCAAGTCTTGATTCAAAAGGCAAAGATTTCAAAGCCCTGGTTTATGAGTTCATGCCAAATGGGAGTCTAGATGATTGGTTGCATTCGTCGACGGAGGCACAGAATCATTCAAGGAATTTAAGCTTTCTTCAAAGATTAAACATCGCGATTGATGTGGCTTCTGCATTGGATTACCTTCACTACCATTGCTATATACCAATTGTTCATTGTGACTTGAAGCCTAGCAATGTTCTACTTGACAATGATATGACTGCGCATGTCAGCGATTTTGGTTTGGCAAGGCTACTTTTAGAACCTGACAACAATTCATCCCATGCTCAAACGAGTACCATTGGGATAAAAGGATCTATCGGCTATGCAGCTCCAG AATATGGCGTATGTGGAAAAGCAACTATACAAGGGGATGTGTTTAGCTTTGGGATCCTTTTGTTGGAGATGTACACAGGAAAAAGGCCAACAAACAAGATTTTTAcagatgacttcaatcttcataaCTTTGCAAGGGCAGCTTTCCCTATACAAGTGATGCAAATTTCAGATCCAACACTCCTACCTAATGAAGAACATGGTGAAGAAATTGGAGTGGAAGCTATCAACAAAACTGAAGGTCCTAGTCATAGGGTAGATAAATTGCAAGATTGCATAAG CTTTAATGGAAAAATCCCACGAGAAATCGGTAATTTGATTCGACTACAGTACATTGATGCTGAGAACAATACTTTCGAAGGAGAACTTCCTATCAGCTTGGCCAACTGTACTCGTCTAAGGGAAATTTACTTTTCCTATAACAATCTTGTTGGGAACATACTGGTTGAGCTTATGGCTTTGTCAAAGCTAGAGGTAATTTCTATTCATAATAATGGTTTAACAGGAGAGTTACCAGCTTCTTTTGGGAACATTTCCTCCATCCAACATATTTCTTTTGCTGTAAATAGACTGCATGGAAACATTCCAGGATTCCTTGGTCACCTAACAAATTTAAACTTTCTATCACTTCATGAAAACAACCTATCTGGTATGTTCCCGCTCTCACTATACAATCTATCATCTCTTGAAATTATTTCTCTTGGATTCAACCAACTTCATGGGAGCCTTCCACATGACATAGGCCTCACTCTTCCAAATCTCCTAAGCATAGCAATTAGTAAAAACTTTTTCTCAGGGACCATTCCAAATTCCATCTCCAATATTTCAACACTTGTAAAAGTTAATTTTGCTGGTAACGGCTTTGTTGGACCAGTCCCTAACAAATGGGGAAATCTTAAAAATCTTCAACTCTTCAATCTTGGTGGAAATCCATGTGGAACGGGGAAAGGTcatgatttggattttgtaAATTCCTTGGTCAATTGTACAATTCTACAGATTTTGTCCCTGAATGATAATGGTTTTCAGGGTCTCCTTCCCAACGTTAAACCCAATCTCTCAAGACAGCTTTTACAACTCCGATTAGGAGAAAATCAAATATCAGGAGTCATCCCTACTGGGATTGAGAATCTTGTCAACTTAACCTTATTGGGATTGGAGATTAACTTTCTTGAAG ATTGTCCAGAGAGATCCCCTCCTCCATTGGTGAATGAGATAGTTTGGAACATCTTCATATGGAAG GTCAAATCCCAAAAGATCTTGAGAAACTTTCAGCATTGGAATTTGAATTTGTCCTTCAATAATCTTAAGGGTGAGGTACCAAAAAGGGGAATCTTCGAAAATGCAAGTGCAATTTTATTGAATGGAAATGGCAAGCTTTGTGGGGGGATTGCAAAGTTACAATTTCCTGCATGCACAAACCATGGATCTACAAAATGA
- the LOC122063557 gene encoding uncharacterized protein LOC122063557 isoform X2, which translates to MKGLVERFFEVMEMADDRKENGLGGKFLCFFSLFNKKLTNMKRKKEKRITENQNCSMLNSCAKSKCHPSHSPCVSFSSSLPLQVFLDSLLAMLISTMGIKKT; encoded by the exons ATGAAGGGATTGGTGGAGAGGTTCTTTGAGGTAATGGAAATGGCCGACGATCGAAAGGAAAATGGGCTTGGTGGTAAGTTCTTATGCTTTTTCAGTTTATTTAACAAGAAATTGACAAatatgaagaggaagaaggagaagaggattACAGAGAACCAGAATTGTTCGATG CTGAACTCATGTGCCAAGTCGAAGTGCCATCCCTCTCATAGTCCATgcgtctctttctcttcctctcttcctcttcaagTGTTTCTTGATTCTTTGCT TGCCATGCTTATATCTACAATGGGGATAAAGAAAACTTAA
- the LOC122063557 gene encoding uncharacterized protein LOC122063557 isoform X1 translates to MKGLVERFFEVMEMADDRKENGLGGKFLCFFSLFNKKLTNMKRKKEKRITENQNCSMLNSCAKSKCHPSHSPCVSFSSSLPLQVFLDSLLLITSFCPTKEDKQDTTT, encoded by the exons ATGAAGGGATTGGTGGAGAGGTTCTTTGAGGTAATGGAAATGGCCGACGATCGAAAGGAAAATGGGCTTGGTGGTAAGTTCTTATGCTTTTTCAGTTTATTTAACAAGAAATTGACAAatatgaagaggaagaaggagaagaggattACAGAGAACCAGAATTGTTCGATG CTGAACTCATGTGCCAAGTCGAAGTGCCATCCCTCTCATAGTCCATgcgtctctttctcttcctctcttcctcttcaagTGTTTCTTGATTCTTTGCT GTTGATAACCTCATTTTGTCCAACAAAAGAGGACAAACAAGATACAACTACTTAA